The following coding sequences lie in one Bacilli bacterium genomic window:
- a CDS encoding DNA repair exonuclease encodes MNAFRFLHCADLHLDTPFKGMSAVPDAIRQAIKNSTFAALQNVTQIALSENVDFVLIAGDLFDAAERSLRAQLFLRRELEKLSAAGIFVCIVHGNHDPENGGKAELAWPERVHFFSSDKPETLRLPNRRGQDAALVTGMSYGQKAVTENLAERFIPADSALYKIALLHANVDGDPAHDNYAPCSLSTLKQSGFDYWALGHIHARKVLHKQPYAVYPGNIQGRSVRELGPKGCYVANVTELGETSLTFHETDAIRFFCAEIPLDTLATEQDLQDELQRRMADIREQAEGRHAVVRFCFSGRTPLYRKLRNPTFLPDLLAELRGEEERAFTESNLPFVWIESVDDESAPPVDLAALARQDDFIAVMLQHVDKLLNDRGELAAFGHAALQPLFTSKAATYAAEPDEQTLRKWLAEARNLAVEALIRDAGWET; translated from the coding sequence ATGAATGCGTTTCGCTTTTTGCATTGCGCGGACTTGCATCTGGATACGCCGTTTAAGGGCATGAGCGCGGTGCCCGATGCCATCCGGCAAGCCATCAAAAACTCCACGTTTGCCGCATTGCAAAATGTGACGCAAATCGCGCTGTCCGAAAACGTGGATTTTGTGCTGATTGCCGGAGATTTATTCGATGCTGCGGAACGTTCGCTGCGCGCGCAGCTTTTTTTGCGCCGGGAGCTTGAAAAGTTGTCCGCGGCTGGCATTTTCGTCTGCATTGTACACGGCAATCACGATCCGGAAAACGGCGGCAAAGCTGAACTCGCCTGGCCGGAGCGCGTCCATTTCTTTTCTTCCGATAAGCCGGAAACGCTGCGTTTGCCAAACAGGCGGGGGCAGGATGCGGCGCTTGTGACCGGCATGTCGTATGGGCAAAAAGCCGTCACGGAAAATTTGGCCGAGCGGTTTATCCCGGCGGACAGCGCATTGTACAAAATCGCGCTGTTGCATGCCAATGTCGACGGCGACCCGGCGCATGACAATTATGCTCCTTGTTCGTTGTCAACGCTAAAACAAAGCGGCTTTGATTATTGGGCGTTGGGGCATATTCATGCGCGTAAGGTGCTGCATAAGCAGCCGTATGCGGTGTATCCCGGCAATATTCAGGGGCGAAGCGTCCGCGAACTCGGCCCAAAAGGCTGTTATGTGGCGAATGTGACGGAACTCGGCGAGACAAGCCTCACGTTTCATGAAACCGATGCCATTCGTTTTTTTTGCGCGGAAATTCCGTTGGACACGCTTGCGACGGAACAGGATTTGCAGGATGAATTGCAGCGGCGTATGGCGGACATCCGCGAACAGGCGGAAGGCAGGCACGCTGTCGTGCGGTTTTGCTTCTCCGGAAGGACCCCGTTATATCGGAAATTGCGCAATCCGACGTTTTTGCCCGATCTGTTGGCCGAGTTGCGCGGCGAAGAGGAACGCGCGTTTACCGAAAGCAATTTGCCGTTTGTCTGGATCGAATCGGTGGACGATGAGTCCGCCCCGCCGGTCGATCTGGCGGCGCTAGCGCGGCAGGATGATTTTATTGCGGTTATGCTGCAGCACGTGGACAAGCTTCTGAACGATCGCGGCGAGCTTGCGGCTTTTGGCCATGCCGCGTTGCAGCCGCTGTTCACATCGAAAGCGGCCACGTATGCGGCGGAACCGGACGAGCAAACGCTGCGAAAATGGCTTGCCGAAGCCCGAAACCTGGCTGTTGAAGCCCTTATCCGGGATGCGGGGTGGGAGACGTGA